AACTTGATTCCATTGAGCCCTTTCAATACTTCACACTTGTTTGGCATAGACTTGATGTTGCTTTGATGATTGGTTGGGGAAGGTGCTTTCATGTCAATATACGCTGCTTGAATTTAGCTGGGAAATTGTTAATATGCAAGCACACGCATTTTTATGACTCGTCACCAAAATATAAGTCAAATACGGTATTCCAACAGTATACAGAAGTGGCTGAAGATTGTGCCCATCCAGCAGTCTGTTTCCCAATAGCCCTCCACATGGCTGAGAATAATGGGTCATCAAAATAGCTTATCTTCAGTGCACCATGAATAGGAGATTTTGTCACTCAACTTTGCTGTTAATACCATTGTATATAAGGGCTTTTTCTTGGGTGGCTTATTTTTTGTTATCTAAATATCTAACGTAAAACCTGATAATTTGATTGTTTGGCAGCGGCTAATATCTGTGCATGATCGTTGCATCATCTACATATGGTGACTTCTGAAGTCAATGCTGACCTTTGTTTTTATCCAAAATAGGTGGAAATCCCAAATGAACTGAAGGCTTCAAAATTTCCACATTTCATGGAAAGGACAAATGGGTATACTTCAACTTCTATATTGGGGTTGatttatgacaaggtggatttGTTACAAACTGAAGGTCTTACATCAACAGGTacaattttctttgttttcaggcATTTTGATAATAAATGTGATTTATTGACCTGAGATTGTTTATAATCATGTGTGGGTATAATAATGCAAAACAACATTAATAACAAAACTTGACCCTAAGTCAAAGCTGGATTGTGtagggacttgggtagaactcatcctcaaaaaCTAGCTGTTatggagagggtgcccaagtacctattaaccccATCCACATCCCTATTCATattcaatgtgggactatttttcCGCCTACCACATAGAACCCCAACAGATTTTAGGGTTGGCAATGAGGCTGCTTCAAtaggattttgttatttttctcttGCTTTCTTCATCTCTAGGTTTGAGCTTTGCATCTGTGGGTTTTCCAGCAGATATGCAAGTTATTCAGTTCCTTTTGGGGGTTATAACCCATAATATTTTGTAGCAAGTTTGAAAAGTGATACTGTAAGTTGTACAGAAGAAATAATGCTGTTGGGAAAGAATATTAATTCATTGTTGGAAAACCAGGCTGTGCTCCAAACAAGGTGTCTCGTTTAGAGTTTAGCAAACCAAGAATATCGATACATAATGGGGTTTGGGCCGGTCATGACTCTTTTTTGTAAAAAGTGATCAATTTTATCTATTTAAGCCAGTTCCCTAAGACTTGCTTTTTCATAGAGCTAGGCTCAATTTGTTGCCTGTTCAAGTTCTAGCAATCTTATCGGTTGGTCTGTTCAGGTCTTAAAGAGGGGAGTGGGGTGGACTACCCCATAACGTGCAAATTCCCTTGGATTTCAAATTGGCTTGTTCATTTATgcaagtccccccccccccaacaaaagaaatcatttttttaaagaTAATTGAAGGCTTCTTAATTGGCGTAAGAGGTATAGCATATGTAATTAAATGTGGATTTAATTCAAGTCTTCGAATGTGCTTTCTTTCCCTATGttactttttctattttgtgtgTCTTTTGGTCTGAACAGGCTTTTATAAAAAACTATAGAATCCACAGCATGGAATTATTTTTTAGTATAGAAAGAGTAAAAATTCTAATAGAGCCTTACGTACTGGTACCCCCTGAGAAATGCTTTTAAAATGGGTAATGTTGGTGTAATGTTTTGGAAGTGAACTACTTCTGAAAGTTTGCATAATTCAATTTACTGGGAATAATTCTGTGAATAATTATTGCCCCTATCTGTATATGTCATTAGCAATGGAAAAagcattaccaaaaaaaaaaaaaaattagcaatGGAAAAAGGTGGAATTTTCTAATAAGGATACTTCTCCCATCTCACTGACTCCATGTTTTTGGATGTGTCCTCTCTACATGAGTGTGACCTATTCTCTACACAGGATTTGAACTTCCGACTGTAATAAGCACGTAAAACATTCTCATCTCATCAACTGATTTTCATCTTTTATTATGGTTGCAGAAGTATGGAAGCTTCCTTGTTTTGATGTTGTTGTTCCTCCAACCTGCTTGGTTCAATGGGACATGCTTTATCGGCAATATAGAAATGACATGTGTAATGCCTtgcaaaataaacccaaaaacttGTCTGAATCAGGTCAGAAAAAGCAAAGCTCCAATTCCGAACTTGCAGATGAGGTTATAGAAAAATATAAGAAGGTAATTATTTGTTTCCTATTTTGTATATAACTTAAATGTTATAGAATTATAATGATTAAGTTGCGTCCAGTGGCTGCTGTGGAGTCCCAAGTATACTGACTGATCTTCAATGTAGGAATTTTATCATGCTCCAGAATTCAGATCAAGTGCAAGGAATGAGGAAGAAATCTTCAATGATGCTCTTGCTATTTACCATCTAGCTTATGATTATGCAAAGCAAAAGAATGATGCTGGTAAGTGTAAGGTCGTTTGGAAAATTGCTGGTCAAGCTCTTTGTAAGATTTACCTTAAAAGGCAGAATGATGAAccaattttttgttcaaaatctGTTCTACGCGAGGTCTTGAACTAGCCCTAATCTTATCACATGAAAATTGTAAATATGAATATCTCATCTGATTGGAAGATTAGTTTTTCTATCTTTCTGAGTTCGGTAATATTTTAGGCACAATATGAATTTAGTATTTTGTGTTGTCATTTAAAAAACTCATGAGTAAAAAATGAGAGTTAGCCATGTATGATGTACATAATTATCGCATGCTCAGTCTGCAGTCATTGACTATATATTTGAAAGGGCTTGTTTTTATCTGCCAACAGAAAAAGTAGTGGCTCCCAAGCAAGCAACCTTATTAGAGTGTTCGGGTTCTTGAAGGTTCCCATTAAATACCACTGAATATTAACGTGAAGTGGAGCAACCAAAGGTTCTGTTTTTCCCAGGATGGTAGTAGAAATGGATTCATATcgtctcctgttacagcacagTGTTGTAACACATGGGGCGGAGCTGCACAGGCCATGTGgtacagtgggccccacattaTGCACATGGTCTGTCCAGCTGCCGCGTGATGTGTTACAGCACCGTACTGTagcaggagaggataaaaattcagtaGAAATGGCTGAATACTGATGCATTATGGGTGTCATGTTATGTGATTGAAGGGAATGACAAAATCCTTGGCATTCAAAATTTTTGATGAATGTGGTGAAAATGTGACTTATTTAGGACGAAGATAATAGTGAATACTGCCTGTTGGCCAAGTGAAAtgatcttttctctcttcccttggGAAGTCTGAGCCAACGGTTGGGGCAGAGATAAGGAAATCCAGTGATATAGGAGTAGGATtataaatggataaccgaaaatcagAATTCGATCctcatccgtatccgtttaggggcattcgtattcgattagagatatctggaaaaaaaatccgaataatctgataaaaatccgaatccgaatacttaattttaaaaatgtaagtaaataacgatcttgagggtttttgaagattcaacaggttttagaatatgaagaaaagagaatcacgatctaaaactatggattgagagtaaattgtatccactagggggagaaaggtttgggttacacaaggcagaggtgtaaatgtatggtcgaaaatctgaattcgatctgcatccgaatccgtttagaggtatctgtattCGACAAGGAAATATTCGAACTGATTACATCTGATctgtatccgagccgaatccgatctgtttacaggCCTATATAGGAGGTCCACCCATTGGTGACCAGAGTATAATCTGGTTTTCTCTTTGGCCAGTCCCTTACCCTTCCCAATCTACTAGTGGGCCCCAGAACTTGCGAGCCTTACACGTTGTTAGAGCACAGATCTTTCCCTGGGTTCGTGGCCTAATTATTTTGCTAGTATGTCTTGGCAGGTTTATTTGCTAGAACTTAGTAATGACCCTAGGAGTGATCTCCAAGTGTGACAATGAATGCAGCTTTCTTTGGGCAAAAAGAAATCCAATGTTTCTTTGAGTAAATGAATACTATCGAAGAGCACTATAGTTGTACTCAAAAGTCATCATAATACTGAAATCATATCATTTTCTGAATGATTAACAGATTTCAAAGAGCTCAAGTGCTTAACCATTCAGTCCTACCAATTCAGTTCCTTCGCCTGATTGTCTGAGGTAGGTCACTTCCCGATAGCTTAAGTGGAAATCTGTTGGCCAAAGGGTTCCATTATTTGGCtgagattttttgttttatgaacTAGTACGGGTGTAGATAGATAATGTTCAACAAATACATGCTAGAAGTTAGATACcgttttattttggttttttttcaaagatATATCAATGTTATCATGCATGGCAATAATTAACAAAAGAATTTTCTTGATCAGCTAGGAAAAGAAATTAGCAACACAATGGGTAAATCTGCTTGTAACCCTGTCTCCCTCTTTTGATCATGTTGGAATAGGGGACAAGGTGAGGACAAGGTGAGTGATTTCacttttggtttggttcatttGACTCTTTCACTTAGCTTGATAAATGGCTCAACTTGAGTTGAAGCCACCACAAGATAAAACCTCGTGGTCTTTTGTTGCTGAAGCATTGAAAGGTCATCCAGGGGGAAGCTATCACCACTGGCTGAAAAACTGAAGTCTATGGTGAAAGAAGTATGCACAATGATGTTGGGGTTCCATgaggaaaggagaaaaaaatagaCCCACATTGGATATGAATGGAGAATGTGAGGAGGTTTATAGGTACTTTTGCAACTTCTTCTTAACGGTTAGCTTTTGATGGCGAGTTCTACCAAGGTCCCTAAGAAGTGGTACTAAAGTCAAGGTTGTGGCAAACCACTATATGGGAAACATAGTGTGATCTCGGTAAACACCATTGTGTGATTTCTCATATCCATCTTCTTGGTAACAGCCTCTTTGGAAACCAGGATAAGATTGTTTACATTTGACCCTCCTCAGATCCTACTaaatgcgggagccttgtgcactaggtatggtctttttttttatcgTCAATTgcattcttcttttttctacGCCCTCTGTCTTTGTCATTGTACATTAGTGAATTGGTggctaaaaagaaaaaaacttattTTACTCTATTCGTGTTGATTCACTTTATCAAGTCTTTAGGGTTTGTTCCCTTCTTCCCCACCttgccttttttgttttttctcctctttgttCAACTCTGGTTCCAATGACCCACCTATCAATTATTCAGCGAAGTCTATCTCCTCCATTATGCtatgttcttgatctttctCCTTATTAGGTACTTTATCGATACATCAAAGTTGTAGAGCTGATGAAACACATCAAATCAAGCTTTTTAACCTATTCCATACGACCATACTAGACTGGCCCAACttagcgcccatacactagatcgaacctcattaggcacataatagaCCATCACGCTTCTACAACCATCGTCCTCAGTGGCTCTCACTCTAGACGGCTCTCATTCTGGCGGTAGGTAACCTTACCCAAGCGGTTCCACTCTGTCCCAGAGTTTTTGCTTAAAGGCAAATAACCATTTCTTGAtagctttcactctactctaaGTAGCCCTTTCTTGATAGCTTTTACTCTACTCTAGGTAGCCCTCTCCTAGGTAGACCTTTTCatgactcaaacccgtgacatGGTGCCCAGTTTTGATACCAAATATTAGGTAGTTAACCAATACACCAAAAGCTCCAGAactgatggaacacgttaaattaGGACCTTTAACCTATTCGATACTAGGCTagcccaatctagtgcccatacgcTAGTTTGAATCCCATTAAGCACATAACATTCTCATCCCAGTTGAAGCTTGGTTTTAAGGAGATGAAGAAGGGGAACAAGGACCCTGGTCTGATTCTGTTAGCCCAGAATCTATCcaatctctctccctcactctcCCCTATGTTTTGTTTGACTTCATCTCTAACAATGGCATTGTTGTCTACCAGAACTACTAGATCCTAGCAAAGAAGATCCCTCCCAGACCACAAGAACTCCATTACCAGTCACCAACTTAGGCCACAAGGACCTCAACCAAAACCCTAGCTTCTCCATCTAGTTCTTCAACGTTGGTAGATGACATACATCGTGTAGCTGCACTCGCATCCCTAGGATACAAGAAATTGCTAGTTTTGATTACAAAAACTAGTTATTGACGAGTAAACTGACCTGACTTTGGCTCCATAGCATGTTGGGTCAAACCAGAGTGATGTCAATCTTAGTGGAGAAACCAATTTAGTGATCTTACCACATTTGTCCCTTCATTAAGGGGAATACAAGTTGTGCTTAGGGTGGCAACTAAAGTGAGGTTACAAGTTCTGTTGCTCCGTTACAAATAGATAaaccttttttgaaaattctttttcattcttaatttaaagttttttttttttctttttttttttagaatatgATAAGTGTAATCCAAAGAAGATTACTTCTCATTTTCACCATTTTGTTTACAAGAAGATGCAATCTTTATGGATCAAAATTATTCAaatattgtgttttttttaaaccatattTATTCTTGATCCCGAGTCTTTTAAGCTATGATTCAtagatttagggtttcaaatccaTGAAAAAAGAGGGGATCTTACCGTTTTTTGAATAGGAAATTGATTAAGGAAATATTTTATTCCATTTAAACATTGATTGCTTAAGGTGTTTAAGGATTTAGCCTCAAATCCAAGAGTGAAAAGGGTGGATCTTACCGTTTTGGACTAGGAATCTATTGTGGGAAGATTTCATTCCCTAAAATGGCGTTTAAATTTGCTTAAGGTTGTTAAGGATATAACCTCAAATTCTCGCCATTATCTAAATGGCGAGTTTTTTAAATAATGGCATAGTGGGTGAGATTGAGGAGGAAAAAATAAGCTCAACCTAAAAAATAGGATTAGATAAGTGATTACCGTTTTTTCcgccttccttttttttttccaatttttttatttttaaatatttgttttACCAATACAGTATCCGATCCCATAAAACCttgattttggtcattttttgaCCGATTTAGAGCAATTGTGACCGATCCGTATCAGTATTGGATTGGTATCAGCCTTGACCGATCCCAAGTCCAATACCTGGATTACGAACCTTGGTGCTCACCCTTTCAAGAAACCAACTTGTTATCTCTTATTTGCTTATAATATTTAATGGGAGTATCTAAATGACACCACTATAGGTGcatttagaatttgacaccttCATTTAAATGtctcttgtcttattctcaaaacaTAATGTGTAACCATGCTCGGTTATAAGAGAATATCCTTTTATTAAacacaacctttttttttttcatgttgaATGAAGTTATATAGGTAAATTTCTCATGTGTATACAAGGATGGGTTTAGGATCAGTCCCGAAATTCCATTCCATCATACCTTGTGTGGGATCCTTAATCTATCCAATAGTCAGTTTGCCAAATAATTAATCTTACAGAAAAGTAATCTAATGATATAAGAGATTTCTAATCTAGTATGACAAAATGCACGTGTTTTTATCTAAGATATGAACAGATGGAGGGTGAACcttaaagggtttttttttatttattttttttttatttttattttttgggtggtaGATACTGTTAAGACTGTGAACCAAATTTGAGTTATGTCATTGTCATCACGAGGAGGATCAGTTCATCTCTTTTTTTCGCACATTTTAAGCCAATTTGTCAAATCAAGCTTAATTTTGGTGGGTCCTCCTTCAACCTCTGCAGCTAATCTGTTACAAATCCTTGATGATGGATTgaaaagcagagagagagagagagagagagtaccatGAATCCATGTACGAATATATTCACTTTCATACACAAACAGAGAGAGTGACATTCACGGATgccaacaagaagaagaatttaaGCTGGAgaaggaatttaaaaaaaagttaaaactaaATGTAAGATAGAAAATTCCATCTCAATACAAAAAGTGCACCTAAAGGAGGTTGTCTTTGTGGCTCGTGTATTGTTTACCTGTGAGTCTCTgacctctccctctccctctccctctccctcctttaATTCCATTAGAAGAACCCGtgacttttctctctcttcctcaaatatCCACCTAGAATGAGAAGAAACAAACTTATAGAAACCCTTTTcttgcattctctctctctctctctctctctctctctctctctctctctctctctcagagaatgtcaaattttaaacatAGTCTCTGTATTATATTCCTTCTTCTGCTCCTTAATTCAAGCCAAACACACTGTCACACCAAAGGAATCCGACCGAAGAAGTCGGCAGGGAAGCGTTTATCACCAAATATAACCCATACCCAATTTGCAGAACAGCAATTCATGAAGTGGGTAAAGTTTGTTGGAAGTCTCAGACACTCCCTGTTCTCCACGGCAAAGAACAAACTCTTCCTTCTTATACTCTTATCGTCCATAAGAACCCCGCAGCTGGAGATTTTACAACAATTCAAGCCGCCATCAAGTCTCTTCCCTTTATTAATCTTGTGAGAGTTGTTATTAAGGTCAATGCAGGAGTATATACGTGAGTATCTTtaattctctgttttttttttttatcatggatttcaattctcttctgttgtagttttttcttatttattctgATGAGATTAGTATTCTTACAATGAAGACAAAATTATGACTTTTTCTTTCTGTTGAAAGGCTATATGGAAATTAgattggattcaaaataataatgTAGCAGTGGAATTGTCTTTTTTTCCATGAAATTTGCAGGGAGAAAGTGAATATACCACCATTGAAATCTTTCGTAACCATAGAAGGAGCAGGTGCTGACAAAACCATAGTTCAATCGGGAGAGACAGCTCAAACAATTGGGTCTAAAGGGCAGCCTATTGGTATCTTCAATTCTGCAACATTTGCAATAAATTCCCCTTATTTCATAGCAAAAAACCTTACTTTTAAGGTAAATTCCAGTAGTTTTAACATCTATTTCTCTCTGTCCCTTCCTGTTCTGATATTAAATCTTAATTGCAAATTGTAATTACAAAGTTTTGTGATGCAGAACACAACACCTCTTCCCCCACCAGGAGCTTCTGGAAAGCAAGCAGTAGCACTTAGGATATCAGCAGATACTGCAGCCTTTTGGGGTTGTAAATTCTTGGGAGCTCAAGATACACTGTATGATCACCTGGGCAGACACTATTACAAGGATTGCTATATTGAAGGTTCTGTAGATTTCACCTGGGCAGACACTATTACACGGGCATGGGGTACCTTCTCTAGGGTTGTCTTTGCTTATACATATATGGACGATATTATCCTTCCCAAAGGCTGGTTTAACTGGGGAGACCCCAACAGGGAAATGTAAGTAATACCAAAAACCCATCTCCCCCTTCCTTTATgtctctctttattttctttttgtcgttgctaatttttctttttttcttctgtggATAACTTCTGTGTTACATGctaccatggttctaagtatcggtatcgtatcgggtGATACGTactggttttgctagtcactgataTTGTATCGGTAGCACGGCacggacaagggataaaatggttaaaaaaattcattttttaaggaaattcaaTCGATACAGttgatccaggccgataccgtatcaatatcGTATTGATTTTGCGTGTTGCCGATACCCAgtccaataccgtgcactaaaacaaTGGATGCTACCCTATTCAAACCATCAGATTGGAATCCTAGAAATCTAATCAAATGGATTCCAATCCAAGAATATCAATTGATGCCCTCCCCTTAGTTAGAACTAGCTTCCTATATTAAAATCCTGTTAGCCTGGGCGGCACCGACCCTTCCACTCAAATTTCACAGTGGCAGTAGTAGGGAACTAGAAAGTTTGTCTAACCCTTTTTTTACTGTTCTCTGAtgccttctcttttccttcccattctctctctcccatgcTCGCCTTCTGTATTGGAATTTGGAACACACGTGTAATGCACTTTCTAACCCTTTTCCTTCATGGGCTTCTCAGTGTGTAAGAGGTGATAAATAAAGCAGATaagattccaaaaaaatataaaccaaCCCCCTACCTAACTCCAAATTTGATTGTTTGTCTGCAAGTATGACTGTGTGAAGGGTAGGAATGTGATGGGTTGGTTCGGGtttgaatttgatttggtttggtttgatttgggttCGATTCTCCAACGTTGTTTATATCTAATATTTCACAGGACCGTATTCTATGGACAGTACAAGTGCACTGGACCAGGAGCAATCAATGCAGGAAGAGTTTCATGGTCGAGAGAATTGACTGATGAGGAGGCCAAGCCTTTTATTTCTCTGAGTTTCATTGACGGATCAGAGTGGATCAATTTGTTACAGAGGGGTGGCTtctctttcttaatttctttgCCCTGCTCCCTATTACTCCCTTGTGTAAAATGATGGCTTCAGTAATTATTTTTAGTGATAATTTTGTTTACAACCATTCTCTGATGAAGTTTAATGCATCACATATATGTCatcatggttttaagaatcaggAATTAGAGAATCATATCGGTTAATCGTTTTATTTGGATTAGAATCGACCGTAATCTATCCAGCTGATTCCGGCTAATTCCTGCCAATTTTATTTCGATTCTGACTAGTTCTAATTGATGCTGACCTATTCGGGGTTCGGATCActcattgatttgatttttagaTTCTATGTTTTTTGAAACTTTGCATGTGATAGGACCTATAGATTTCTCAATGTTCAAATCTTGGCCCATAAAAAGTAACAACAAACCCAATTGTtctattgattttatttcttttatggaAATAAGAAACTCGGTAGCCATGTTGATCATCTGTCATATGATCAATACACCATCCTCACAAAACTTTGTATGTGATAGGACCTACAGATTTCTCAATGGTCAAATTTCGGCCCATAATCGGTAACAACGAGCCCAACTTTTCTATtgattttgtttcctttatggAAATAACAAACATGGTAGCCATGTTGATCATCTGTCATATGATCAATACACCACCCTCACAAAACTTTGTATGTGATAGGACCTTCAGATTTCTCAATGGTCAAATCTCGGCCCATAAACGGTAACAATGAGCCCAACtttctattgattttattttctttacggAAATAATAAACTTGGTAGCCATGTTCATCCTCTGTCATATGATCAATAAACCACCCTCACGAAATTTTGTATGTGATAGGACCTACAAATTTTTCAATCGTCAAATCCAGGCCCATAAACAGTAACAACGAACCCAACTTTTCTGttgattttatttcctttacgGAAATAACAAACTTGGTAGCTATGGTCAAATCTTGGCCCACAAACAGTAACAACGAGCCCAActtttctattgattttattttgtttacgGAAATAATAAACTTGGTAGCCATGTTGATCCTCTGTCATATGATCAATACACCCTCACAAAGGTGTTGaggcattcctccaaaagatgttCAGGggtatggcaccaactgcatattgatACATGGTTGACTTGGTTAACCGGTATAGGCTCTTTAGGGACAATGGACTCTAACGTTTTGATGAGGCTATCCAGTTTAGCTTCCTTGGCTGGCACCCCCTCAATGAGATatcccttagtggtccttttcagcctcttgggaggTTCTCACTCCCTAGTTttttcagccaagttggtcaagaatgtccaggcctcattctcatcagtaaAAGAGGTAAAGCCTGTAGGACACATAGATTCTAAAAGCTGCCTGATCTAAAAGTCtatgccctcataaataatttggcaaagctgccacaagtcaatacCATGGTGAAGGCATTCTAACAGGAGGtctttgaatctttccatgaacctAGAGAAgaactcatgtggtttctgcctgaattGGAATATGTCACTCTTaagtttattggtcttgtgcAGAGGAAaaatttttctcaagaagacaatggtgaactcatcccatgtagaAATGGAATTAGTTGGCAGTCCATAAAGCCACTTCTTGGCATGGTCTTTTAAGACAAAGGTTATAAACcaaagcctaactgcatcatcagttaaattttgaaccttaattaAAACACAGATCTCTTCAAATTCCCTAAAGAAAAGATaggcatcctcattagccatcccatggaagtggggtagcatactaatgaagtgggtcttgagttcatagttgttccctgtagcaataggtaggttgatgcaagaaggctgtgcagcctgggtagggtaaaacctatccttaagagtcttggatTGTTgatcacccatggtcaaaggtagagtcaaaggtggtggagaaagtggtattctaataagacggttgCTTGAATCACGGGTCCACActgtagccacctaaacagatatgaggtctcctttaaagaaaaataaaagactagaaaaaatcaccaaaaacaagagggagtccaaggtagatggtgcatctgtccctcaagaatcgaaacagtggtttcaaagctgtaaggttgccatataggttgatagcaagggaacccgtatagtcttcaatagccacctacgggcgactccaagtagattctgatgtagagtggaggactactatacgtttctgtttccaacaaaaacactcactatgtcgcttttctgttatcaaagttggtcacctccaaagataagtcacatgccaatccacccaaccaagtcaagatgcagcatcataggtaacttaatcctatgagggacaccaaaagaggtaggGTTTGGGCagatgaaggactttagattgggcgcacagtctttgaaacagaagagaaacaagatgaggttttcaaaaacttcttctttttttttttttaaagaagagaagaaactaaagtacttcaaattacttaaaaatcagaaaaataaggtggacaataatctccccgaaaacggcgccaaaaacttgtttgcaagaaata
The sequence above is a segment of the Telopea speciosissima isolate NSW1024214 ecotype Mountain lineage chromosome 7, Tspe_v1, whole genome shotgun sequence genome. Coding sequences within it:
- the LOC122668730 gene encoding probable pectinesterase 53 — translated: FKPNTLSHQRNPTEEVGREAFITKYNPYPICRTAIHEVGKVCWKSQTLPVLHGKEQTLPSYTLIVHKNPAAGDFTTIQAAIKSLPFINLVRVVIKVNAGVYTEKVNIPPLKSFVTIEGAGADKTIVQSGETAQTIGSKGQPIGIFNSATFAINSPYFIAKNLTFKNTTPLPPPGASGKQAVALRISADTAAFWGCKFLGAQDTLYDHLGRHYYKDCYIEGSVDFTWADTITRAWGTFSRVVFAYTYMDDIILPKGWFNWGDPNREMTVFYGQYKCTGPGAINAGRVSWSRELTDEEAKPFISLSFIDGSEWINLLQRGGFSFLISLPCSLLLPCVK